In Alteromonas mediterranea DE, a single genomic region encodes these proteins:
- the rluD gene encoding 23S rRNA pseudouridine(1911/1915/1917) synthase RluD: MTQSPNTIQLEASTEAAHFGLRLDQVLADLFPEYSRSKLKTWIQDGNVAVNGEVITVPRHKMQMDELVTVQAEMDVQVTSEAQDIALNIVYEDEHILVINKPADLVVHPGAGNPSGTVLNALLNHCPEIDKVPRAGIVHRLDKDTTGLMVVAKTIPAQTHLVDQLQRREMSREYEAVALGTMVAGGIVDAPIGRHATKRTHMAVREMGKPAVTHFRVIEKFRAYTHLRLKLETGRTHQIRVHMAHIKHPLLGDQVYGGRPRLPKGASEEFIAALRGFQRQALHAAQLSLFHPETEEWMTWKAPLPQDMQDLLKAVKKDTADNPQDML, from the coding sequence ATGACACAGTCGCCGAACACAATACAATTAGAAGCTTCAACGGAAGCTGCGCATTTTGGTTTACGGTTAGATCAGGTTTTGGCTGATTTGTTCCCTGAATATTCTCGTTCTAAGTTAAAAACTTGGATCCAAGATGGGAATGTTGCTGTAAACGGTGAAGTAATCACCGTGCCTCGCCACAAAATGCAAATGGATGAACTTGTTACTGTACAGGCCGAAATGGATGTACAAGTAACGAGCGAAGCGCAAGACATCGCGTTAAACATTGTTTATGAAGATGAACACATCCTAGTCATAAACAAACCTGCAGATTTGGTTGTGCATCCAGGTGCAGGAAACCCAAGCGGTACCGTGCTAAATGCCTTGTTAAATCATTGTCCAGAGATAGACAAAGTTCCACGTGCGGGCATTGTCCATCGCCTTGACAAAGACACGACGGGGTTAATGGTAGTAGCAAAAACAATTCCTGCTCAAACGCATCTTGTTGACCAACTTCAACGTCGGGAAATGAGTCGTGAATACGAAGCCGTTGCCTTAGGTACGATGGTCGCTGGTGGTATTGTAGATGCGCCTATTGGTAGACACGCAACAAAACGTACGCATATGGCAGTACGTGAAATGGGCAAACCAGCGGTCACTCATTTTCGTGTTATCGAAAAATTTCGCGCATACACGCACCTGCGTTTGAAGCTTGAAACTGGCCGTACGCACCAAATCCGCGTACACATGGCCCACATTAAGCATCCTTTGCTTGGCGACCAAGTTTATGGCGGGCGTCCTCGTCTTCCTAAAGGGGCGTCAGAAGAATTTATCGCTGCGCTTCGCGGATTCCAACGTCAGGCGTTGCACGCCGCACAGCTCTCGCTGTTTCACCCTGAAACTGAAGAGTGGATGACGTGGAAAGCTCCCCTACCTCAAGATATGCAGGACTTGCTTAAAGCCGTGAAAAAGGACACCGCGGACAATCCACAAGATATGCTTTAA
- a CDS encoding outer membrane protein assembly factor BamD, with the protein MKSFRLLAPVLLGAMVSVAGCSSSDKEEKAVLANMGAQQLYDRAKQSMEVGNFSAAAQTLSALDSRYPFGPLSHQVQLDLIYSYYKSGKNEETLATIDRFIRLNPNHSDVDYAYYMRGLTNMESDSNLFQELMNIDRTDRDPSKSRQAFEDFRRLIQQYPDSKYAADAKQRMVHIKDRLARYEIAIARFYMRRQAYVAAANRGRYVIEHFPNTTQVQQALEIMVSSYEQLGLKELRDNAMKTLKLNYPDSEFIS; encoded by the coding sequence ATGAAATCATTTCGTCTACTGGCACCCGTTTTACTTGGTGCTATGGTATCTGTCGCAGGATGTAGCTCTTCGGATAAAGAAGAGAAAGCCGTTTTAGCTAACATGGGTGCACAGCAACTGTATGACAGAGCGAAGCAAAGCATGGAAGTCGGGAACTTTAGTGCTGCCGCGCAAACCCTCAGCGCATTAGACTCGCGCTACCCGTTTGGTCCTCTATCGCACCAAGTACAGCTAGACCTTATCTATAGCTACTATAAATCGGGTAAGAACGAAGAAACTCTCGCCACTATCGATAGATTTATTCGCTTGAATCCAAACCATTCAGATGTTGACTACGCTTACTATATGCGTGGCTTAACTAACATGGAATCTGATAGCAATCTTTTCCAAGAGCTAATGAATATCGATCGTACGGACAGAGATCCATCGAAGTCTCGCCAAGCGTTTGAAGATTTTCGCAGATTGATTCAGCAGTACCCAGATAGCAAGTACGCCGCTGACGCTAAACAGCGTATGGTACACATTAAAGATCGTTTGGCTCGATATGAAATAGCAATTGCTCGCTTCTATATGAGACGCCAAGCGTACGTTGCCGCCGCTAATCGCGGCCGTTACGTGATTGAACATTTCCCCAATACTACACAGGTTCAACAGGCGCTTGAAATCATGGTTTCAAGTTACGAACAATTGGGGCTTAAAGAGTTGCGTGATAATGCGATGAAGACGTTAAAGCTTAACTACCCTGATAGCGAATTTATTAGTTAA
- a CDS encoding ChrR family anti-sigma-E factor, which yields MIRFHPSARQLSDFVEGTLSPAISLMVSAHCDMCEKCQRFVEVETERLAKDLVSGAGVGDKLEVSFQLDEMLSQITQLPTAPQIESKAIKANNAVASPRNQEANISQRKATNAIELDGRVFTLPRTLHRYIDKTGNWSSLVGKLWQAPVDLGNQGVANFIFMGRGGSVPEHTHRGTEYTLVIDGEFSDGLNRYDTGDFIFMDGEKTHTPKSEDKDGCLVFSIVDQPLHFTSGLARLLNPFSHLFFR from the coding sequence ATGATTAGGTTTCACCCAAGTGCCCGACAGCTGTCAGACTTTGTTGAGGGCACATTGTCACCCGCAATATCATTGATGGTCTCAGCACATTGCGATATGTGCGAGAAGTGTCAGCGTTTTGTTGAGGTCGAAACAGAACGTCTTGCTAAGGATCTCGTATCTGGCGCAGGTGTAGGTGACAAGTTAGAGGTATCGTTTCAATTAGATGAGATGCTCTCTCAGATTACTCAACTTCCTACAGCACCGCAAATCGAATCAAAAGCAATCAAAGCTAACAACGCTGTTGCTTCACCACGCAATCAAGAAGCGAACATCAGTCAGCGCAAGGCTACGAATGCGATAGAGCTAGACGGAAGAGTCTTTACGCTACCCAGAACGTTACATCGCTATATCGATAAGACGGGAAATTGGTCGAGTCTAGTTGGAAAGCTATGGCAAGCGCCCGTAGATTTAGGTAACCAAGGCGTTGCGAACTTCATTTTTATGGGGCGGGGCGGAAGCGTACCAGAACATACCCACCGCGGCACCGAATACACGCTAGTTATCGACGGAGAATTCAGTGACGGCTTAAATCGCTACGATACTGGGGATTTTATTTTCATGGATGGAGAGAAAACTCACACGCCAAAGTCTGAAGACAAAGACGGGTGTCTTGTTTTTAGTATCGTCGACCAGCCACTCCATTTTACGTCTGGTTTGGCGAGATTGTTAAACCCCTTTAGCCACCTGTTTTTCAGATAG
- a CDS encoding sigma-70 family RNA polymerase sigma factor, translated as MLVGIPLEQSNSTIKPKECATEMSDYLVAVADARCKRSFARVFNYFAPRLRSYALKQMGNEALAMELVQDTMSNVWQKAHLFNAEKGSPSTWIFTIARNIRFDMLRKLQNRKEDVCSDDLWPVLCEQTADVNEAPLDEQVTLEQIGYMFESLPVKQKAVVEAIYIDGKSQQEVADELSIPLGTVKSRTRLALQRLKVMLNDND; from the coding sequence ATGTTAGTTGGAATTCCTTTGGAACAAAGTAACAGCACAATCAAACCTAAAGAGTGTGCTACTGAAATGTCTGATTACCTAGTCGCGGTTGCAGATGCTCGATGCAAGCGTTCATTTGCTCGAGTGTTCAACTATTTTGCCCCACGTTTGCGCTCTTATGCCCTTAAGCAGATGGGGAACGAAGCACTAGCAATGGAGCTTGTACAAGACACCATGTCAAACGTTTGGCAAAAAGCGCATTTGTTTAATGCTGAGAAAGGCTCGCCTTCTACGTGGATTTTCACTATTGCACGTAACATACGGTTTGACATGTTACGCAAGCTTCAAAATAGAAAAGAGGACGTGTGCTCTGACGACCTGTGGCCTGTGTTATGTGAGCAGACGGCAGATGTGAATGAGGCGCCACTTGACGAGCAAGTAACTCTAGAGCAAATTGGCTATATGTTTGAATCACTTCCGGTTAAACAAAAGGCGGTGGTAGAAGCTATCTATATTGATGGCAAATCTCAGCAAGAAGTCGCTGACGAACTTTCTATTCCCTTAGGTACAGTAAAGTCAAGAACTCGCTTAGCGCTTCAACGATTAAAGGTCATGTTAAACGATAATGATTAG
- a CDS encoding LON peptidase substrate-binding domain-containing protein, with the protein MSVERFPLFPLSAHLLPEGRMALRIFEPRYVRMVKQACAENKGFVMCMLNANGDKDKNQHIHKIGTYAQVVDFDMLDDGLLGIKVAGSHLVEVNSIEVEKDGLRTGNCEALPPWQCDLAPQQIAPMDERLKEIFGNYEELAALYETPKFDCPNWVLNRWLELLPVDGSQKQHFLEQRECTSLLNYLSALIA; encoded by the coding sequence ATGAGTGTAGAACGTTTTCCATTGTTTCCTTTGTCCGCCCACCTTCTACCCGAAGGCAGAATGGCGCTGCGAATTTTTGAGCCGCGATATGTACGCATGGTTAAGCAGGCATGTGCCGAAAATAAAGGCTTTGTGATGTGTATGCTAAATGCAAATGGCGACAAGGATAAGAATCAGCATATCCATAAAATAGGGACGTACGCGCAGGTTGTAGACTTCGATATGCTCGATGATGGGTTGCTTGGCATAAAGGTTGCTGGTTCTCACTTAGTTGAGGTAAATAGCATCGAAGTTGAAAAAGACGGTCTTCGCACAGGAAACTGCGAAGCATTACCGCCTTGGCAGTGTGACTTAGCCCCTCAACAAATAGCGCCTATGGATGAGCGACTTAAAGAAATATTTGGAAATTACGAAGAGCTAGCAGCGCTCTATGAAACACCGAAGTTTGATTGCCCTAATTGGGTGTTAAACCGCTGGTTAGAGTTGCTTCCTGTTGATGGCTCGCAAAAGCAGCATTTTCTTGAACAGCGAGAGTGTACAAGTTTACTTAACTATCTCTCTGCCTTGATTGCATAG
- a CDS encoding nuclear transport factor 2 family protein translates to MDVISRFCKIYTDICQISPDDLESVYGKDIVFIDPITTHQGIGEVKSYFSNLLTQAQSCKFDIADVFVCSKEKDSRSKVTHVVNWTMRLTLKNNSKHITLDGTTQLGVVNDTIIYHKDYYDLGEMVYEHVPILGFVIKKIKGKLAS, encoded by the coding sequence ATGGACGTTATTTCCCGCTTTTGTAAGATTTACACGGATATATGTCAGATATCGCCAGACGACTTAGAAAGCGTCTATGGAAAAGATATCGTTTTCATCGATCCTATCACTACGCACCAAGGTATCGGCGAAGTCAAAAGTTACTTTTCTAATTTGTTGACGCAAGCGCAAAGCTGTAAGTTTGATATCGCTGACGTTTTTGTCTGTTCAAAAGAAAAAGACAGCAGGTCCAAAGTAACCCACGTTGTGAACTGGACGATGAGGCTGACGCTTAAAAATAACAGTAAGCATATAACCCTAGACGGCACGACCCAACTCGGCGTGGTTAACGACACCATCATTTATCACAAAGATTATTACGACTTGGGCGAAATGGTTTATGAGCACGTACCCATCTTAGGTTTTGTAATTAAAAAGATTAAAGGGAAGCTGGCATCGTGA